In the genome of Ralstonia pickettii DTP0602, one region contains:
- a CDS encoding alcohol dehydrogenase (K00094: E1.1.1.251, gatD; galactitol-1-phosphate 5-dehydrogenase [EC:1.1.1.251]), whose amino-acid sequence MEKTTLRTVMAAVVREKSGPFLLEEIGLEEPRDNEVLVRILGTGVCHTDMVVRDQYFPTPLPAVLGHEGAGVVERVGATVTKVAPGDHVVLTYASCGICANCQKGLYGYCLDLYGRNFSGARPDGSSPCCSAHGGRLSGYFFGQSSFAEYAVATERNVVKVRKDVPIELMGPLGCGIQTGAGAVINALKPGAGSSIAVFGAGSVGLAAVMAARVVGCTTIIAVDIVPERLSLAQELGATHVINSADGDTIAQIAAISGGEGVQYSLECTGIPRVVRLAVDCLRLTGTCGLIGVAPLGTEIALDLNTILFGRSVRGIIEGDSIPDIFIPQLIELWRQGRFPFDRLLRKYHLSEINEAVKASERGEVLKAIVTP is encoded by the coding sequence ATGGAGAAGACAACACTGCGGACTGTCATGGCCGCTGTCGTGCGGGAAAAATCGGGGCCGTTCCTGCTTGAGGAGATTGGGCTGGAGGAGCCCCGCGACAACGAGGTGCTGGTCAGGATTCTTGGCACCGGCGTCTGCCACACCGACATGGTGGTGCGCGACCAGTATTTCCCGACCCCATTGCCAGCCGTGCTGGGCCACGAGGGTGCCGGCGTCGTGGAAAGGGTCGGCGCTACTGTCACCAAGGTCGCGCCCGGTGACCATGTCGTGCTGACCTACGCGAGCTGTGGCATCTGCGCGAATTGTCAGAAGGGACTTTATGGGTACTGCCTTGACCTGTATGGCAGGAACTTCTCGGGTGCGCGCCCGGATGGTTCCTCGCCGTGCTGCTCGGCGCATGGCGGGCGCCTGAGCGGATATTTCTTCGGCCAGTCGTCGTTTGCGGAATACGCGGTGGCGACGGAGCGCAACGTGGTCAAGGTGCGCAAGGACGTGCCGATCGAGTTGATGGGGCCGCTTGGCTGCGGCATCCAGACCGGAGCCGGTGCGGTGATCAATGCGCTGAAGCCTGGCGCAGGCTCAAGCATCGCCGTGTTCGGTGCAGGCTCGGTTGGACTGGCGGCAGTCATGGCCGCGCGCGTGGTCGGCTGCACCACCATTATCGCCGTCGACATCGTGCCTGAGCGGCTTTCCCTGGCTCAGGAACTGGGCGCCACGCATGTGATCAACAGCGCCGATGGCGATACGATCGCGCAGATTGCGGCAATCAGCGGTGGTGAAGGGGTTCAGTACTCGCTGGAATGCACGGGGATTCCGCGTGTGGTACGCCTGGCAGTGGACTGCTTAAGGCTGACGGGTACCTGCGGATTGATCGGGGTCGCCCCACTAGGTACCGAGATCGCACTGGATCTCAACACGATCCTCTTTGGCCGTTCGGTAAGGGGCATTATCGAAGGGGACAGCATCCCTGACATCTTTATTCCCCAACTGATCGAACTCTGGCGCCAGGGACGTTTCCCGTTTGACAGGCTGCTGCGCAAATACCATCTGTCTGAGATAAACGAGGCGGTAAAAGCAAGCGAACGGGGGGAAGTCCTGAAGGCCATCGTTACTCCCTAA
- a CDS encoding twitching motility protein PilT (K07062: K07062), giving the protein MYLLDTNVISELRQPRPHGAVVAWLQSVADADLFLSAVTLGEIQAGIELTRDQDGAKADEIEQWVDLVADTYNVLPMDAETFRLWARLMHRRSDTLYEDAMIAATAKQNHLTVVTRNVSDFAHFGVALLNPFEAAR; this is encoded by the coding sequence ATGTACCTGTTGGATACCAATGTCATCTCCGAGTTGCGCCAGCCGCGTCCCCATGGCGCGGTGGTCGCTTGGCTGCAGTCGGTCGCGGACGCCGACTTGTTCCTGTCAGCCGTGACCCTGGGTGAGATCCAGGCGGGCATCGAGCTTACGCGGGATCAGGATGGCGCTAAAGCGGACGAGATCGAGCAGTGGGTGGATCTGGTTGCGGACACCTACAATGTGCTGCCGATGGACGCTGAGACCTTTCGCCTGTGGGCGCGCCTGATGCATCGGCGCTCCGACACCTTGTACGAGGACGCGATGATCGCGGCGACGGCCAAGCAGAACCATCTCACCGTCGTGACGCGCAATGTCAGTGATTTCGCGCACTTCGGCGTCGCCCTGCTGAACCCGTTCGAGGCCGCGCGGTGA
- a CDS encoding prevent-host-death protein, giving the protein MKAWPVQDAKARFSEFLDACLSDGPQMVTKRGAEAAVLVSAAEWRRLHAAARPSLKELLLADTARTEFLVLPRGGARRRPIEPIS; this is encoded by the coding sequence ATGAAAGCATGGCCAGTCCAAGACGCTAAAGCGCGTTTCAGCGAATTTCTCGATGCCTGCCTGTCCGACGGGCCGCAGATGGTCACCAAGCGCGGGGCGGAGGCGGCTGTGCTGGTGTCCGCGGCAGAATGGCGCCGATTGCATGCGGCGGCCAGGCCGTCGCTGAAGGAACTGTTGCTCGCTGATACGGCCCGAACGGAGTTCCTGGTGCTGCCCCGTGGCGGGGCGCGCCGCCGCCCTATTGAGCCCATCAGCTAA
- a CDS encoding ABC transporter substrate-binding protein: MKLALDRLRLLGGKLAMVATGLAGAVGVAAMAAPGAALAAYPDKPIRLIVPAAAGGTTDIASRLVGKRLGELLGQPVVVENRAGGAGIIGAQALRQSAADGYTLMMGNIGPNAINYSLYRQLPYRAEDFAPVTMVVSVPNVLVVNAKVPARTVAELVGLARAQPGKLSFASSGTGQSVHLSGELFRKRTGTDIIHVPYKGAAPAVADLVAGQVTMMVDNLPSSLPHIQSGKLHALAVTSATRVPELPDVPTMKEAGLDDFQVTAWFGLVAPAGTPSAVIDRLQKTVSGILAEPEVKSRLAELGGVPGGDTPAHFGNFIKSERERWARVVKDTGIPLQ, encoded by the coding sequence ATGAAACTGGCCCTCGACAGGCTGCGGCTGCTGGGCGGCAAGCTGGCAATGGTGGCGACCGGCCTGGCGGGCGCGGTTGGCGTGGCGGCAATGGCGGCACCGGGCGCCGCGCTGGCCGCATACCCCGACAAGCCGATCCGGCTGATCGTGCCGGCTGCCGCGGGCGGCACCACGGATATCGCGTCGCGCCTGGTCGGCAAACGCCTGGGCGAGCTGCTAGGCCAGCCGGTGGTGGTGGAAAACCGCGCCGGCGGCGCCGGCATTATCGGCGCGCAGGCGCTCAGGCAGTCTGCCGCCGACGGCTACACCCTGATGATGGGCAATATCGGCCCCAATGCGATCAACTATAGCCTGTACCGGCAGCTGCCCTACCGCGCGGAGGACTTTGCGCCGGTCACCATGGTGGTGTCGGTGCCCAATGTCCTGGTGGTCAATGCCAAGGTGCCGGCGCGTACGGTAGCCGAGCTGGTGGGGCTGGCCAGGGCCCAGCCCGGCAAGCTTTCCTTTGCCTCGTCGGGCACTGGCCAGTCGGTCCATCTGTCCGGCGAGCTGTTCCGCAAGCGCACTGGCACTGACATCATCCATGTGCCCTACAAGGGCGCGGCACCGGCCGTGGCCGACCTGGTCGCCGGCCAGGTCACCATGATGGTGGACAACCTGCCCAGCTCGCTGCCGCATATCCAGTCGGGCAAGCTGCACGCGCTGGCCGTAACCAGTGCCACCCGTGTGCCCGAACTGCCCGATGTGCCCACCATGAAGGAAGCCGGCCTGGACGACTTCCAGGTGACCGCATGGTTCGGCCTGGTGGCTCCAGCCGGCACGCCGTCGGCCGTGATCGACCGGCTGCAGAAGACCGTGTCGGGCATCCTGGCCGAGCCCGAGGTCAAATCGCGCCTGGCGGAGCTGGGCGGCGTGCCCGGCGGCGATACGCCCGCGCACTTCGGCAACTTCATCAAGAGCGAGCGCGAGCGCTGGGCACGCGTGGTCAAGGACACCGGCATTCCGCTGCAATAG
- a CDS encoding 3-oxoadipate CoA-transferase subunit A (K01031: pcaI; 3-oxoadipate CoA-transferase, alpha subunit [EC:2.8.3.6]) encodes MIDKTVTSLEQAVACIPDGATVLVSGFGGSGIPGALLDALLAQGACELTIVNNNAGNGDTGIAALIRAGRVRKVVCSHPRSSNAEAFIEAYRAGKVALECVPQGTLVERMRAAGAGLGPFFTPTAYGTALADGKETREIDGVGYVLEQPLRGDFALVKAHRADRWGNLTYRYAGRNFGPVMCTAARHTIVQVDQIVPLGTLLPEQVMTPGIFVEAVVQTGERHAA; translated from the coding sequence ATGATCGACAAGACTGTGACATCACTGGAGCAGGCAGTGGCTTGCATCCCCGACGGCGCCACCGTGCTGGTGAGCGGCTTCGGCGGCTCTGGCATTCCCGGCGCACTGCTCGACGCACTGCTCGCCCAAGGCGCGTGCGAACTCACCATCGTCAACAACAATGCCGGCAACGGCGACACGGGCATCGCGGCGCTGATCCGCGCCGGGCGCGTACGCAAGGTGGTCTGCTCCCATCCGCGTTCGAGCAATGCCGAAGCCTTCATCGAAGCCTACCGCGCCGGCAAGGTTGCACTGGAATGCGTGCCGCAGGGCACGCTGGTGGAGCGCATGCGCGCCGCCGGCGCCGGACTCGGGCCGTTCTTCACGCCAACCGCCTATGGCACGGCACTGGCCGATGGCAAGGAAACGCGTGAGATCGATGGCGTGGGCTACGTGCTGGAGCAGCCCCTGCGCGGCGACTTCGCGCTGGTCAAGGCGCATCGCGCGGATCGCTGGGGCAACCTCACCTACCGCTATGCGGGCCGCAACTTCGGGCCTGTGATGTGCACCGCAGCCCGCCACACCATCGTCCAGGTCGACCAGATCGTGCCGCTGGGCACGCTGCTGCCGGAACAAGTGATGACGCCTGGCATCTTCGTCGAGGCTGTGGTGCAGACCGGAGAACGCCATGCCGCGTGA
- a CDS encoding 3-oxoadipate CoA-transferase subunit B (K01032: pcaJ; 3-oxoadipate CoA-transferase, beta subunit [EC:2.8.3.6]), translated as MPREMPPIQQFRLSRHAMARIVAADIPDGSCVNLGIGMPTLVSDQLPPDREIILHSENGILGMGPMIREGATDPDLINASKAPIGLLAGASISDHAVSFAMMRGGHIDITVLGGFQVSATGDLANWSTGGPDAIPAVGGAMDLVVGAPRLFVMMEHVTHDGQPKIVDRCSYPLTGIGVVHRIYTDLAVIDVQPGGGLLVTGLAEGVPFDTVAALSAAPLVLAAQCRVLC; from the coding sequence ATGCCGCGTGAGATGCCGCCGATCCAGCAGTTCCGACTCAGCCGCCATGCCATGGCGCGCATCGTGGCCGCCGATATCCCGGACGGCAGCTGCGTCAATCTCGGCATCGGCATGCCGACGCTGGTGTCTGACCAGTTGCCGCCGGACCGGGAGATCATCCTGCACAGCGAGAACGGCATCCTCGGCATGGGTCCGATGATCCGCGAGGGCGCAACCGATCCTGACCTGATCAACGCCAGCAAGGCGCCGATCGGGCTGCTGGCGGGCGCTTCCATCTCCGACCATGCTGTGTCCTTCGCGATGATGCGCGGCGGCCATATCGACATCACGGTGCTGGGCGGCTTCCAGGTCTCCGCCACGGGCGACCTGGCCAACTGGTCGACCGGCGGCCCCGATGCGATTCCCGCAGTAGGCGGTGCCATGGACCTGGTGGTAGGGGCGCCGAGGCTTTTCGTGATGATGGAGCACGTTACCCACGACGGCCAGCCTAAGATCGTTGATCGCTGCAGTTATCCGCTCACCGGCATCGGCGTGGTGCATCGCATCTACACCGATCTGGCGGTGATCGACGTGCAGCCCGGCGGAGGGTTGCTGGTCACTGGCCTGGCCGAGGGAGTGCCCTTCGACACGGTGGCGGCGCTGAGCGCGGCACCGCTCGTACTGGCGGCGCAGTGCCGGGTGTTGTGCTAA
- a CDS encoding MFS transporter, translated as METDMPFSRRKILASTALAALAVMAPVAQAAADKPITIVVGSPAGGTTDALARLIARSMGETLQRTVVVDNKPGAGGNIAAQFVARSTPDGSTLLMSFTGHTINASLYKNLPFDAVKDFTPISMVARVPSVLVARKNVPFYTTAGLIDYAKRNPGKLSFAIGAQGSSLHLASEQFKLQTGTDILNIPYKGTNPALTDLLGGTVDLMFASTVNVLPHARTGALKILGVSSKEPLPQFQGVPAVGSTVKGFESSAWFGLFGPARLPQAVTDQIYRAVKIAVEDPAYKQRMETEAATAVSMTPQAFAQFVRKDIQHWAKVIQASGTRVE; from the coding sequence GTGGAGACAGACATGCCCTTCAGCAGAAGAAAGATTCTCGCCAGCACTGCGCTGGCCGCCCTGGCCGTGATGGCCCCCGTGGCGCAGGCCGCGGCGGACAAGCCGATCACAATCGTGGTCGGCAGCCCCGCCGGCGGCACCACCGATGCACTGGCGCGCCTGATCGCCCGTTCGATGGGCGAGACGCTGCAGCGTACCGTTGTCGTCGACAACAAGCCCGGCGCCGGCGGCAATATCGCCGCGCAATTCGTGGCGCGCAGCACCCCGGACGGCAGCACGCTGCTAATGAGCTTCACCGGCCATACCATCAACGCGTCGCTTTACAAGAACCTGCCGTTCGACGCGGTCAAGGACTTCACGCCGATCTCGATGGTCGCGCGCGTGCCGAGCGTGCTGGTGGCGCGCAAGAACGTGCCGTTCTACACCACCGCAGGCCTGATCGACTACGCGAAGCGCAATCCGGGCAAGCTTAGCTTTGCCATCGGTGCGCAGGGGTCGTCGCTGCACCTGGCCAGCGAGCAGTTCAAGCTGCAGACCGGCACCGACATCCTCAACATTCCCTACAAAGGCACGAACCCCGCACTGACCGACCTGCTCGGCGGCACTGTGGACCTGATGTTCGCCAGCACCGTCAACGTGCTGCCACATGCCAGGACCGGCGCACTCAAGATCCTCGGCGTCAGCAGCAAGGAGCCGTTGCCACAGTTTCAGGGCGTGCCGGCCGTCGGCAGCACCGTGAAGGGCTTCGAGTCGTCGGCATGGTTTGGCCTGTTCGGCCCCGCCAGGCTGCCGCAGGCGGTCACCGACCAGATCTATCGTGCCGTGAAGATCGCCGTGGAAGATCCCGCCTACAAGCAGCGGATGGAAACCGAGGCCGCCACCGCGGTGAGCATGACGCCGCAGGCGTTCGCGCAGTTCGTGCGCAAGGATATCCAGCACTGGGCCAAGGTCATCCAGGCATCGGGCACGCGGGTGGAATGA